Proteins encoded within one genomic window of Eleutherodactylus coqui strain aEleCoq1 chromosome 1, aEleCoq1.hap1, whole genome shotgun sequence:
- the LOC136613799 gene encoding gastrula zinc finger protein XlCGF66.1-like, giving the protein MVLSIDPPWMEKTSNKITKRILNFTLEIIYLLTGESNTGFSPLHVSLHTQDYTTVKKPLGDDATPNSHLHESRGWRRSQSPITEAHPHLPIHEQKILELTNKITELLTGEVPIRCQDVAVYFSMEEWEYLEEHKDLYKDVMMENHQHLISQDY; this is encoded by the exons ATGGTCCTATCGATTGACCCACCATGGATGGAGAAGACCAGCAATAAGATTACCAAGAGGATATTGAACTTCAccttggagatcatctacctgctgaccggagag AGCAATACTGGATTCAGCCCTCTACATGTCTCTCtgcatacacaggattacacaacAGTCAAAAAGCCATTGGGTGACGACGCAactcccaacagccatctccatgagtcaAGAGGATGGCgcaggagccagagccccatcacagaggctcatcctcacttaccgatacatgaacagaagatcctagaacttacaaacaagatcactgagctgctgactggagag gttcctataaggtgtcaggatgtcgctgtctatttctccatggaggagtgggagtatttagaagaacacaaggatctgtacaaggacgtcatgatggagaacCACCAGCATCTGATATCACAAG attattaa